The sequence aacacataaaatataatataaaccactttaaaaatatataaatatataaaacacattataaagataatcaaaaattttatataatacacatatacaaatatatattataaaacatataaaaatatattcaaacacaattatacaataaatatacacacatatatatataatatatataatttatataaataataatatatatataaaaatatatacacatatataatatatcacatatatataatatatataatattttatattgttttttttatagtaatatatcataatataataaaacacaaatataaaacaatataataacacacatatatacacttttgtattataaaacaatatataacataattatacacataataaaatattttacacatatataaaacacaaaatatatatacataaaatacacaatataaacatataacacacatatattatacacaataattttatataacacatatatacaaatatatatacaatcatatataatatatacacacatatatacaaatatatataaaacaaaataaaataattctaaaacatatatacacattaatttatacaatataaaacacaaataaaacatatatacacatattataccacatatataacaaatatatatacacatataaccaccaatatacaacatatatacaaatatatatacaacatatatacaaatatatataaacatatatacacaattatatataacacatatataaaatatatatatacacacatataaatatatataaacacataatataaatattataataaacacaatataaaatattatacacatatagatatatatatacacatataaaaaatatatatatataattttaataatatatatacaactcaatatatatatatacacatatatatatatatataacaatatatatgttggttttgtgtgtttatattatatatcaataattttacatatatcccacaaattatattacataaaatatatatacacacatataatcaatattatatacacaatataaaaaacaaatatataacataatacacaataattttaaatatataccacatatatatatacacatatataaaatatatatacaaatataccaaaatatatataacatatatatacacataatatatacacatataaacacaatatatatacaattacacattataaatataaaaatatattacacatataaatatatattacaatatatattatcaatatatatatatatatataaaacacatatatatatatatatacaaacacatttatattatatatatcaatatatattttaaaattatatatatataatatataaaatatatatatatatatatataaaaacacaaaattttattatatttttatatttatagtaaaacaaaatataatattttatagattactTAATAAGTACATCAACATTACACCACTGTTAATTACTTCATACCacatcaaaaatattataatatatatatttttattatatatattatatataaaataaatttttttttaaaatctaaaattttttaaaattttattaaaaggtgggggggggttcggtaaatttcttataaattttaCACCTTAACATAAGTACATCAACATTACaccaaattaatattatttaaccccacatcaaaacatatataaaatatatattaattttgaaagatatataactatatatataaaactataatatatacacaaatatattttaaaccacatataatatatacacattaaactatatacaaaaatatatatattacaccatatatatatatacacaataaaatcacattatatatatacacaaatatattaacataatatatatacacattatatataaccatataatatatacaaaattataatcccaaaatatttttaaaaattataaaacaaatatataaaattaaaaacatatataattataacatatatataaaaaaataaatatccaaaaaatatatacacataaatatacaatatattatatacacaatatatatatccatatataaatacacatatataaaacaaatatatatacacattatatatatacacatataaataacacactatatattacaatatatataaaaaaaaaaaaatttttaaacacatataatattacactatatatatataaaaatatttatataacaaatatatattatcccaaaattatatattaaaacatataattttaacaatattttaaaattaaatattatatatacacattttattttcaaaaaataaaaacacatatattttataaaaataaaattaaaacaatataataatatatatataaaacaattatattaataaaattttaatatatatatacaaaaataatataaacactatatattatatatacaattataataatatataaatatatatatatatatacaacataatatatatatacacatatataacaatatattttattttaaaacatatataaaataatatattatacacataaaacaccaattttaaatatacacaaatacaccaaTAAATTTacacataacaatataacaaaatattatatataatatatatatattataaaaattattacacattttaataaacacacataatacatacacaaataaaaatataacacacaaaaatatacacaaatacacaatataatacacaatatacacacacatatctttaaatataaataaatatatatatatataaataaataaataaatacataacaaaattttaacaaatataataatatatacacatataaacataaaacttttaataataaacaacccaatatacacaaaaaaccacatattaataataaatatattaatatataattaatatataataatatatataaaatacaacctaaaaaacatatatataaatataaaaatataaacatataaaaattatacacaaaataaaacacaaaataaaaaatttatatataaaatatatatatatataaataaaatatatatatatataacataatacacactttaatatatacacatataatatatacacataaaacaaacacatatattaatacactatataatatatatatatatatatatataatatatgtgtgtgtataatatattttaataNNNNNNNNNNNNNNNNNNNNNNNNNNNNNNNNNNNNNNNNNNNNNNNNNNNNNNNNNNNNNNNNNNNNNNNNNNNNNNNNNNNNNNNNNNNNNNNNNNNNGGCAGTGGTTTTTTcaacttttgcataaaaaaaagttcaaattttaaatttttgaggtTTTATTTtgtcccaaaaaattaaaaatgtggcAAATGTCCCTGTAATAAATAGAGATAAGAATAGAGAAAtgaagtaagatatatatactaaaaaaaagaaaagaaaagaaaacattatatgatatatattatatcatataatatatatatatataattatattatatatataaataataataatataacatacagacagacacacacacatggcacacacacacacacacacacacacacacacacaccacacacacacacacacacacacacacacacacacacacacacacacacacacaatatatatatatatatatatatataatatatatatataatatatacatatatatatatattatatatatctatatatatacatatatatatatatatatatatatatatataatatatatatatatatatatatatatatatatatatttatatatatatttttatatatatatatatatagatagatagatagatagatagatagatagatagatagatagatagatagatagatatgaagagagagagggggaaaggcaggCTCAATATCCATGTAGTATAAGGCTCCTCCTATATGTTGACACGTGCAATTGTATTTTAAACCATTTCAAAATCGacccctaattttaaaaaatccggcGAACTTGAAGCGCTccataaaagcaaaaaagaaagaaagaaaaaaaaaaagtaagaaaaaaaaccgcGAAAATATctcctccacgcccccccccccttaccaccaccacaaaaacccgcCACCAAAACCCCCGCCGCAACCACAGCCCCATCcatccaaaacacacaaaaaaacaaatccaaCCCTTTtgcacccccacaccacacaacccaaaccaaaaccccgagaataaaaaaaaatccccagaacCGCCCCGAGGAAAAGGAACCAAGCGGCCGGTTCAATGGCCGCCGCCGCTCGGGGCCTCAGTCGCCCGGCCATCTTGGGAGAGGGAGGACCTCGTGCGCGCTCCTCCGCCGAGAACAAATTCATTCTCTTCCCAAGTTCCTCCATTAAGCTTCTTTCTCCAGTTTCGGCCGCAAGGTGGTCGTCtcgggaaggaggagagacgcGCTAGAAAGgtgtggagggaagaggaattacggttaaaaaggagaaaaagataaacagaaacatatttcgggtttttttgatttttttttttatttcgtttcttctctttttaatatttagatttttttgataagttaatttatcttctctattttctttcttcgtgtttcttctaattcatttttttttagagagaaagattaagactgaattaaaagtaaataatatacataatatgtaatgtttatatttatttatttatttatttatttatttaattttttatgacgttttattattaacatcaacatttcaccaattttattttttttcataatatgttttttttttttttgcaataataatcagcctttttatagtaatatgaattttattaatatttttatgtcgTATTTATCAtcggtttttgtttatttgtttatttgtttttgtttttagttttgtcattgtttgtttgtttgtttcattgttttttttctttgttttttcaaggtttgactttatttatttacttattttttttttgtgtttgtttttgtcattgtgattattttgtttgtttgtttgttttttgattccattgtttgtctgtttatttattcatttgttttgtttgtttgttgttttttgattccattgtttgtctgtttattattctttttttttttttttgtttgtttctggaaAGACTTTTTGAAAAatcccaattctttttttttttccttcacgttttatgtttattttaattaattaattaattaattagtttattcatttgtttatttgtttgtttatttgtttacttgttttgattttatttcaggGTTTGTCTCGGTTGGAGTTGTTGCTTGACTTTGGGTTGATTTTGGCTGCGACTCTGCCGTTCGGTGGATTCTAGTTTTGTTTAGATtttatttagtttagtttagtttgcttattattattttcgtttattaCAAAGGGGGTGGAACGGGAAAGGAAACTGCACTGGTTAATTTCCGTTAATTTAATTAATTGTGacgaggaaaagggggatttttgctGCCGTCTCTCTTGCCATTCCATAGGCGCTCGATGCCAAGATTATtctctctaattcttcttcttcttctccttctccttctccttctccttctccttctctttctcctccttctccttctccttctccttctccttctccttctccttctcctcctccttctcctcctccttctccttctccttctcttccttcttcccttcttcttcgtcttcctttttcttccattcttcttctttcctcctcctccttctttctcctccttctccttctccttctccttctcctttcttccttctccttctccttctccttctccttctccttctccttctccttctccttctccttctccttctccttctccttctccttctccttctccttctccttctccttctccttctccttcttcttcttccattcttcttcttcttcttcttcttcttccattcttcttcttcttcttccattcttcttcttcttccttcttctttttcttcttcttatgtcCATATTCCCAGGATCTTGTTTCTTGGAATCATCTCTGTTGTTTGAAGGTTTTGATCCCTGTTTTGTTAAGATATTTATCGTTCTTGATCTCTTTTGGGAGATTttcatgtagaaaaggtatgaatgagaatgaatattttcccaatacaagagatgtatttgaccggtttcgattgtgtcttcgtcagaaatgcaagtatttctgacgaagacgcattcgaaaccggtcagagagatcttttgtattgtgaagatgttcattctcattcataccttttctgcatttgtcaatatgaatacagttcaGATTTTCATGTGTCTTAGTATGTAGTTCTTCTTAGCAGGAGGTTGATTTTCCCCTGTTATATGTGGAGGGATATTTGGATtagtcatttttatcttttttttttaatgcctaaTAATTTAGTTCTTTCAGGATGGAATCTTGGGCTTTTGCAATGTGAAGTGTTTGATTGTTTCTTCTGGATGTTGGCACCATCTGCAATTTTGATTCGGTTTCTAAGTCTAatctgtgttggtgtttttttttctgtcttgtgtgTTTAGTTAGTATTCTTGTTAGACGTacatttaattttctgtttctgttttttcagtTGTATGTTTGGTTACTATTCGTGTGAGACATAcaccttattttttgttttctgtttttttcatttatgtttagTTATTGTTCTTGTGAGATTACATCaaatttctgttttctgttttttcagtTGTAGTTTGGTTTGTATTCTTGTGAGAAATCTAATTTTCTGTTTCTGATCTAGACCATGGTTGTGATCAGGGTTCCTTGTAACTGTTCTTAccattgtttttttacttttctcttttatgtcttttattatgTTGTTAGTATCTTGGGTAATGGTTATAGAATTTTCTAATGGCTCGTCTAGAATAGTTTAGAATGCGGACCtaacctgtctttttttttcatattcatgacCTCAACACGAGCTCTGTCAGAATCCAGGAGGCCTTGCAGATCTATATACTAGtaacattattttatctataggtgaattatttttatatatatatatatatatatactatatatatatatatatatatatatatgaatatatatatatatatattatatgatatatatatatatatgaatattatatatatatatatatatatatatatatatatatatatatatatatatatatatatatatatatatatttatatatatatatatgtatatatatatatatatatctatatatatatatatatatatatatatatatctatatatatatatatatatatatatatatatatatatatatatatatatatatatatatattataatatatatatatcatatatatatatatatatatatcatatatatatatatatatatcatatatatatatatatatcatattatatataatatatcatatatatatatatatatcatatatatatatatatatatatatatatatatatatatatatatataaaaataaattcactCTAGATAAAATAATGTTACTAGTATATAGGATCTGCAAGGCCCTCCTGGATTCTGACAGAGCTCGTGTTGAGGTcatgaatatgaaaagaaaagacaggtTAGGTCAGCATTCTAAAACTATTCTAGACGAGCCATTAGAAAATTCTATAACCATTACCCAAGATACTAAAACATATAAAAGAcataaagagaaaagtaaaaaaacaatgtaGAACAGTTACAAGGAACCCTGATCACAACCATGGTCTagatcagaaaacagaaaattagatTTCTCACAAGAATACAAACCAAACATACAactgaaaaaacagaaaacagaaaatttgaTGTAATCTCACAAGAACAATAactaaacataatgaaaaaaacagaaaaaaaaataaggtgtaTGTCTacagaatagtaaaaaaacaacggggaaaaaacgaacaaaaaaattcaaaagtacGTCTCACAAGNNNNNNNNNNNNNNNNNNNNNNNNNNNNNNNNNNNNNNNNNNNNNNNNNNNNNNNNNNNNNNNNNNNNNNNNNNNNNNNNNNNNNNNNNNNNNNNNNNNNtgcgcccccgtcggcgttagccccttgatgatgatgatatatgtatatatatgtatatatgtatatatatatatgtatatatatgtatatatatatatgtatatatatgtatatatattatgtatatgtatatatattatatgtatatgtatatatatgtatatgtatatatatgtatgtatatgtatatatatgtatatttattgtatgtatatgtattatatgtatgtatatgtatatatatgtatgtatatgtatgtatatatatgtatgtatatgtatgtatatgtatatatatatataatatatatatatatattatacaccacacaaacacacacaaatatatatatatatatatatatatatataaatatatatatatatatatatatatatatatatatatatatatatatatataaacacacacacacacacacacacacacacacacacacacacacatatatgtttacacacacacacatatatatatatatacatatatatttacacacacacacaaatatatatacatatatatttacacacacatacacacatatatatatatatatatacatatatatatattataaaatatatatatatatatatatatatatatatatatacattatatatatatatatatattatattatatatatatatataatatattaaaatatatatatatatatatattatatatatatattatataataaaattatatatatatatatatatatatatatatatatatacatatatatttacacacacacacatatttatatatacatatatatttacacacatctatatatatacacacagatatctttacacacacatacacacaaaacacacacacatacacacacacacacacacacacacacacacacacacacacacacacacatatatatatatatatatatatatatatatatatatatatatttttttttttttttcagcatcatCTAATGGTCATTTTCGAGTGCTAAGGGCTGGTCAGACTCATATGCCTATGGGTAATAAGCATTTCTCTGATTAACAAAATATTACTATGGTCATTTCCAACTCACCGTGAAGACTCGGATGTCTGTTCTCCGTGCttagccccctcctcctcctctgctttatcattcttttcaGGAAGCTTCTCCTCTGTGCAAGTTTCAggcaatttttcaaaattttctttcttcgtAGCAAATTCTACTGCGTCAACGATCTCTCTacattttctttctgcttcttctattTCAGTCAGGCCACCAAAATCTGACACGAACTGAGGGCACAACTTATGCCAGGCAACGTTCATACACTTGGAGGTCACTTTTTCCCAAGCCGTAGTAACGTGATCCATGCAGTCGAGAATGTTGTACGACTTCCAGAAATCTCGAAGAGTAGTTCCACCCTCGCTCTGTTTTGCCTTGAGGGCCTGCTCATAAGAATGCTGATAGTAAAGGGCCCTAAACATCTGCCGTATGCCGTGACTCACTGGCTGTATGACCCGAGCCGTTTGGGGGGGGAAGTAGAGAACCTTTACGTGAGGATGGAAGTAATCAAGGCTATGCGGATGTCCTCCTGCGCTGGTCATAATTAGGAGGATTTTGAAAGGAATGCCCTTTTCTTTGCAGTAGTCTCCAACTGACGGGATGAAGTGGTTGACGTACCAGTCTGTGCAGATGGTCGAAGTCATCAACACTTTCCTGTTAGTCCTCCAGATGACTGAGTTTTCACAGGTCTGGTCCGTAACAGTACCAGGCCTATCAGAATGGTACACGACCAAGGGTTTAAGCTTCAGATCCCCGCTTGCGTTACCACCAAACATCAGCAAGATGCGATCTTCTCCAACCAAAGAACCTGGGAGACACATTTCATCCTCGCTAAGGTCCATTTCAGCAGGCATCTGCCTCCAGAAGAGGTCAGTCTCATCAACATTAAAGATCTGTTCTGGCAGGTAAGCTTCCCTCTCGATGATCTCGGTGAGCTTTTGCTGAAAAGCCTCGCCCTTAAACTTACTGCGATACGTGGGCAAGCTCTTCTTGAACTGCCGGAGCCACGCTCTGTTAGCCTTGAGGCTTCCGTGCCGAGTCCCAGACCTCCTTTCGATATCCCTGTAGAGAGAAAGGGCCTTCACTTGGATATCCGTGAAGCTCAgctcctgctgctgcttctgcgTACCGTGCATCCAGCGAGCCAGGCGCCTCTCCATCTCAGGCCTGGCGCGCGACCTCCTGGCAGCCTCCTTGATGCCTTCCCGGTCCTTGACCACCACCCTGATGGTCGAGGTGGCCTTCCCCGTCTCCTTAGCAATGTCACGCAGCTTCACCCCGTTCTCGTATTTGGCAATCATTTCCAGCTTAAGGGACATGGGTATGGGCTTCCTCCCTCGCGTCTCTTTCCTCGCAGCCTCGCCTGGATGGGGCTGGGTCGACATCGCTGCCCTGGACGACCATTCACTGGGGAAACCTCGGACTGACAGGGAAAACTGTGGATTGACGGGGAAGATGATGAACTGACTGGACAAATGACGGATTCAGGGGGGAAACGAGGAATTAACAGGTAAGAAGACTAACTGACAGGGAAAAGGACGAATTGACAGGGGAAACCACGAATTGACAGTGAAAAACGACGaattcacagaaaaaaacgaCGAACTAAAAAAGAAGTagatgaattaacagagaagacgACGAATTGACGGGGAGAAACGACGAATTCACAGGAAAAGCGCAAAAAATAACGGAAGGCAAGTCGCGCGGCCCGTCTGTGCAACACAAGGAGAGGGActgctctgttttcctttttttttttttttttttttttttttttttgtcttgtttacttgtaaatgaaagaaaaatgagagagagagaaaaaaaaaagtaagagtcaAAGTGTAGATGCACAAGAGAACAAAAGAGGGTTTTTACTGTATTCCTTTTTGACACTTGTTATTTGAAATATTGATggggttttattgttgttgttaatgtgagcattgtttatggttattatttcatcgttagtaataatatagttactattaataattgttattgttttggaaagataatagctattattaattgttattgttattgttaattgttattgttttagaaacacaattactattattaattgttattgtcaaCTGTTATTGTTTTAGAaacataattgctattattaattattattgttaattgttattgttttagagAGGAAATATTTTAATGAACAGGTAAATAACCCCGCGGTCTCTATTAGTAAACAAAGAACAGCtgactgcttcctcctcctcccgatgTCGCTGCTGAGGGAGCTGCGAGGCATTTGACacgtctgattatatatatatatatatgtatatgtatatgtagcatTTTAGGAAATCGAGGTGAGTGCTCCTGCTGGGAAGTACTACATGATAAGTTACAGGAAAGTCTGCTTACATAAGTCGAGAAGGATAAATATCGTAATAAGACAGGGATCATAATCTTTCGGAGAGAGTAATGATTCCAAGAAATAAGATCCAGGGATTGTGGACatgagtctaaaaccctataaaagaagaagaggagtgcTTTTTGTTGGTCGTCTTCGAGCTGAGGCAATTGTAGTtctcttgggggggagggggggtaatagTAGGTCTCTTGTATATCTCGTGAAATTAGAAGAATTGCAgttgtgagttttttttaattcagacagatttacttcttattattttccttttttttaagtgtatctCCTGgtcattttttttggaaaaagtatGGGTGGCCATTTCGTATGAAACGTACACGTCATTTTCAACCTTCATTTCATCTGTAAACCACTATTTTTATGAGTTTCAGGTACTGACCGCCACCATCACAGCTATTACACATGCTTTTCAAATTTCAAAGATCCTCTGTTATTTCTCTTTAAAAGGGGGCTTTCCCCCCCTGTAACCCCATTTTTAGGGGGCTGTTACCCCCTTACCCCACCTGGGATAACAAATCATCACCTCGTATTCATGGCAAGCTAGAGTCAAgctaaaagcaagagaaatcctCGCCAACATGAATGTCACATGACCACAGCCCAGCAGCCGCCTGATAGTtgtaaaaagtaataaacaagATTTGAGtaccaaccaccaccatcacagcCATTTCACGCTCATTTCCAATTTCAGGATTCCTCAGTTATTTCTAACGGGCTttgccccccttacccccacctggGATAACAAGAGAAATTCTTGGTAAAGCGAAAGTAACATAACTGTGACCAAAACCTACCTGAGAATCGGAATGCGTAGTAAAGAATAAGAGATATTATTTACGTTATTATTCTTTTGCGGAGataacacacagagaaaaaagggtttagatTGATTTATTTTATCGATATCCCGTATCAAAATAAGGTAAATACACCCGTACTAATGACAAAATTTGACCAATCTTTaaggtatagattttttttttgtatatggcaACACGACCTTCATATTCAGTATTCTTAATTTCTCATGGAAGGTAATAATTCTTTTGCTTTGAAATCATGTACTAATTTTCATAGATGAAAAACTATAgatttggtaatatataatatatagtcatgTGACTCATGATATACACCATATGGAATCTATAAACTAATAAAACTAAAGACACTGTTCTCTATGATATTTCTTACAGAAATTGAACTTTATTTGATGTATAAAAATACTATTCACAGCTGTTCGTCAGACCATCTATCATAGGTAGAGTGATAGGCCTCCATTTAATTGATATGCACTCCTTTAGAAAAAAACATTGATCAAATTAAAAAGATTCCTGGATGCTCAAGTCATCTGTAGATAATGACTCATGAAGA comes from Penaeus monodon isolate SGIC_2016 chromosome 5, NSTDA_Pmon_1, whole genome shotgun sequence and encodes:
- the LOC119573369 gene encoding uncharacterized protein LOC119573369 isoform X1; this encodes MSTQPHPGEAARKETRGRKPIPMSLKLEMIAKYENGVKLRDIAKETGKATSTIRVVVKDREGIKEAARRSRARPEMERRLARWMHGTQKQQQELSFTDIQVKALSLYRDIERRSGTRHGSLKANRAWLRQFKKSLPTYRSKFKGEAFQQKLTEIIEREAYLPEQIFNVDETDLFWRQMPAEMDLSEDEMCLPGSLVGEDRILLMFGGNASGDLKLKPLVVYHSDRPGTVTDQTCENSVIWRTNRKVLMTSTICTDWYVNHFIPSVGDYCKEKGIPFKILLIMTSAGGHPHSLDYFHPHVKVLYFPPQTARVIQPVSHGIRQMFRALYYQHSYEQALKAKQSEGGTTLRDFWKSYNILDCMDHVTTAWEKVTSKCMNVAWHKLCPQFVSDFGGLTEIEEAERKCREIVDAVEFATKKENFEKLPETCTEEKLPEKNDKAEEEEGAKHGEQTSESSRLPQERLQKWIIALKLPQRSPIQRPQLCSTHFTDEGLDRTGETVQLRNPAVPTLFAFSGDHQNKSDNYMDEDTNSASHDQDGSFDEISIKEENDMDDFSVFVNEEDQKGKEKGELYDSAIGKLIRFHHKQEEELDPLGEFQCPQEDGNSNQDLNTTSGKRAWNHEETMKLLEIYKSKLPQIKSGTILTSTLWQEIEKEMQACGYPYDRKACSKKVKRLKVSYRVIQKNCKKTLKTWKYFEPVDEIFGDSVNLEKAANPADPETEQPSTSATCVLSGTSAESPSTPAPILTPVSERTVSCPPSPVYKTTSPSPSPEPTPVAAQPPTEETGALDPATVPVSSNKRKRTEDPTNVLGEFLSDQASRLEKLVNIAERRNQIMEKCMNQMLQNQQMQLQQVQMLQQQQDILQQQQEQRQRAQERLQEQQKQQYQEMLNLQRQQFLIMRQQLKDIKEVSQ
- the LOC119573369 gene encoding uncharacterized protein LOC119573369 isoform X2; this encodes MSTQPHPGEAARKETRGRKPIPMSLKLEMIAKYENGVKLRDIAKETGKATSTIRVVVKDREGIKEAARRSRARPEMERRLARWMHGTQKQQQELSFTDIQVKALSLYRDIERRSGTRHGSLKANRAWLRQFKKSLPTYRSKFKGEAFQQKLTEIIEREAYLPEQIFNVDETDLFWRQMPAEMDLSEDEMCLPGSLVGEDRILLMFGGNASGDLKLKPLVVYHSDRPGTVTDQTCENSVIWRTNRKVLMTSTICTDWYVNHFIPSVGDYCKEKGIPFKILLIMTSAGGHPHSLDYFHPHVKVLYFPPQTARVIQPVSHGIRQMFRALYYQHSYEQALKAKQSEGGTTLRDFWKSYNILDCMDHVTTAWEKVTSKCMNVAWHKLCPQFVSDFGGLTEIEEAERKCREIVDAVEFATKKENFEKLPETCTEEKLPEKNDKAEEEEGAKHGEQTSESSRLPQERLQKWIIALKLPQRSPIQRPQLCSTHFTDEGLDRTGETVQLRNPAVPTLFAFSGDHQNKSDNYMDEDTNSASHDQDGSFDEISIKEENDMDDFSVFVNEEDQKGKEKEQEEELDPLGEFQCPQEDGNSNQDLNTTSGKRAWNHEETMKLLEIYKSKLPQIKSGTILTSTLWQEIEKEMQACGYPYDRKACSKKVKRLKVSYRVIQKNCKKTLKTWKYFEPVDEIFGDSVNLEKAANPADPETEQPSTSATCVLSGTSAESPSTPAPILTPVSERTVSCPPSPVYKTTSPSPSPEPTPVAAQPPTEETGALDPATVPVSSNKRKRTEDPTNVLGEFLSDQASRLEKLVNIAERRNQIMEKCMNQMLQNQQMQLQQVQMLQQQQDILQQQQEQRQRAQERLQEQQKQQYQEMLNLQRQQFLIMRQQLKDIKEVSQ